From the Brevibacillus choshinensis genome, one window contains:
- a CDS encoding metal ABC transporter permease: protein MNVWLALQDPNTQWVLMGCVLLGISSGVLGCFAFLRGRSLVGDALAHAALPGVCLVYLLTGSKSIGLFLIGAGVAGLLATYCITAISRHTRIKEDTSLALTLSVFFGIGIVLLTYIQHSASGNQSGLDKFLFGQAASLVFHDVITIMIVAAVLIVTTALLFKEFTLLSFDPGFGRGLGFPMGLLDGVLMLMLLMSVVIGLQAVGVVLVAAMLIAPAVTARYWTDKLGKMVILSGFFGALSGVLGTLISTQQENLPTGPTIVLSATAFFLLSLLFSPRRGVLARMVRFLSMRNKILREDVMQALYEKLEEQTKRRPTRVYYGFSGEHLAQKCGKRASAVRKAMYALQKKRYVTERSRTKEELLWTFTPDGLKEAHRLVLNQRLWDLYHMNQNQYHDLEIDVNQEELAPQLSDEELSLMLAQLSAYDLTPRLADHQGVSHLLQPSNQGGLSL, encoded by the coding sequence ATGAATGTGTGGCTTGCCCTGCAAGATCCCAATACACAATGGGTTTTGATGGGGTGCGTCTTGCTCGGGATCAGTAGCGGCGTTCTCGGATGCTTTGCCTTCCTGAGAGGACGATCTCTGGTGGGAGATGCCCTCGCCCATGCTGCTCTGCCTGGGGTATGCCTTGTCTACCTGTTGACTGGTTCCAAATCGATCGGACTTTTTTTAATCGGTGCAGGGGTAGCGGGACTGTTGGCCACCTACTGCATCACCGCTATCTCTCGGCATACGCGGATCAAGGAAGATACGTCGCTCGCCCTAACCCTTTCTGTCTTTTTTGGAATCGGTATTGTACTACTGACGTACATTCAGCACAGCGCTAGTGGCAATCAGAGCGGTCTGGACAAATTCCTGTTCGGGCAAGCCGCATCTCTCGTCTTCCATGACGTAATTACCATCATGATTGTAGCGGCCGTCCTGATTGTGACAACGGCCCTGTTATTTAAAGAATTTACGCTCCTCTCCTTTGACCCTGGCTTCGGACGCGGCTTGGGATTTCCCATGGGCCTGCTCGACGGCGTCTTGATGCTCATGCTCCTGATGTCTGTCGTTATTGGATTACAGGCTGTGGGTGTCGTCTTGGTCGCAGCGATGCTGATCGCGCCTGCAGTCACTGCGCGCTACTGGACAGATAAGCTCGGAAAAATGGTGATTCTCTCTGGTTTCTTTGGAGCACTCAGCGGTGTTCTCGGTACGCTCATCAGTACCCAGCAGGAAAATCTCCCGACGGGCCCGACCATCGTGCTCTCTGCTACTGCCTTCTTCTTGCTCTCTCTGCTCTTCTCTCCTCGCCGTGGTGTGTTGGCGCGGATGGTACGTTTTTTGAGCATGCGCAACAAAATCTTGCGCGAGGATGTCATGCAGGCTCTGTACGAGAAATTGGAAGAACAGACAAAAAGGCGCCCTACCAGAGTCTATTACGGTTTCAGTGGGGAACACCTGGCACAGAAATGCGGGAAACGAGCCTCAGCCGTTCGCAAGGCCATGTACGCGCTGCAAAAGAAACGCTATGTAACGGAACGATCTCGTACGAAAGAAGAGCTGCTCTGGACCTTTACTCCGGATGGCTTAAAGGAAGCCCATCGTCTCGTCCTGAATCAGCGTCTTTGGGATCTGTACCACATGAATCAAAATCAATACCACGACCTGGAAATTGACGTAAATCAGGAGGAGCTCGCTCCCCAATTATCTGACGAGGAATTGTCCCTCATGCTTGCTCAGTTGAGTGCCTATGACCTGACTCCGAGACTTGCGGATCACCAGGGCGTCTCTCACCTGCTGCAACCTTCGAACCAAGGGGGGCTATCGCTGTGA
- a CDS encoding metal ABC transporter solute-binding protein, Zn/Mn family gives MTASLLFAGCSNHDAPQAKDGIWKVTTTTGMVADIVKQVGGEHVEVTQLMGAGVDPHLYKASEGDIKRINNADIIFYSGQHLEGKMIDIFEKIGKSKPVKPVTAKLTKDDLLADPASPDNPDPHVWFDVSLWIKSVEQVRDDMVAIDPSNQNTYTANAEKYLGELKELDDYARTQLASIPKEQRVLVTAHDAFQYFGHAYDVEVLGLQGISTASEYGLKDVQQLVDSLVERQIKAVFVESSVPKRSIEAVVQGAAAKNHTVIIGGELFSDAMGAPGTPEGSYIGMVRHNVDTIVKALK, from the coding sequence ATGACTGCTTCTTTGCTCTTTGCAGGCTGCTCGAATCATGATGCTCCGCAAGCAAAGGACGGGATATGGAAAGTCACCACGACAACTGGTATGGTCGCGGACATCGTTAAGCAAGTCGGCGGCGAACACGTCGAAGTCACTCAATTGATGGGAGCAGGCGTAGACCCTCACTTATACAAAGCATCTGAGGGGGATATCAAGCGAATCAATAATGCGGACATCATCTTTTACTCCGGTCAGCATCTCGAAGGCAAAATGATTGATATCTTTGAAAAAATCGGCAAAAGCAAACCTGTCAAACCTGTAACTGCGAAGCTGACCAAAGACGACTTGCTCGCGGACCCCGCTTCTCCCGATAATCCGGACCCTCACGTCTGGTTCGACGTCTCCTTGTGGATCAAGTCAGTGGAGCAAGTTCGGGACGACATGGTCGCGATTGACCCTTCGAACCAAAACACCTACACGGCAAACGCGGAAAAATACCTTGGCGAACTAAAAGAACTGGACGATTATGCACGCACGCAGCTCGCTAGCATCCCGAAAGAACAACGAGTTCTGGTTACTGCTCACGATGCTTTTCAGTATTTCGGTCACGCCTACGATGTAGAAGTACTCGGCTTACAAGGGATCAGCACCGCTTCTGAGTACGGACTCAAGGATGTTCAGCAGCTGGTAGATTCCTTGGTTGAACGCCAGATCAAAGCCGTATTCGTAGAGTCCTCTGTACCGAAACGCTCTATCGAGGCTGTCGTCCAAGGTGCTGCTGCAAAAAATCATACGGTAATCATTGGCGGAGAATTGTTCTCCGATGCGATGGGAGCGCCTGGAACACCTGAGGGTTCCTACATCGGAATGGTAAGGCACAACGTCGACACCATCGTGAAAGCCTTGAAATAA
- a CDS encoding response regulator, giving the protein MNGYRVLIADDHPMARSAIRSLLDPDPSFEVVGEAENGEQAFQLCGQLQPDLILMDINMPKWNGLEATREVKKAYPHIKVVILSVSDDVGDLITAIQFGAQGYLLKNLEPDDWINYLHALLGEDSELSREMANRLLHRFRQDEEPDGMVPEILTPREREIVMYVGAGKTNREISEALIIAENTVKNHLKNILDKLQLANRVQLAAYAVRHHLIMKK; this is encoded by the coding sequence ATGAACGGCTACCGAGTATTGATTGCCGATGACCACCCTATGGCGCGCTCTGCGATCCGTAGTCTCCTCGATCCAGACCCTTCTTTTGAAGTCGTGGGGGAAGCGGAAAACGGCGAGCAAGCCTTTCAGCTATGCGGTCAGCTACAGCCCGACCTCATCTTGATGGATATCAACATGCCCAAATGGAACGGCCTGGAAGCTACACGTGAAGTTAAAAAAGCGTATCCACATATCAAAGTCGTCATCTTGAGTGTTTCTGATGATGTCGGTGATCTCATTACAGCCATCCAGTTTGGCGCACAAGGCTATTTGTTGAAAAATTTGGAGCCGGACGACTGGATCAATTACTTACACGCTTTGTTGGGCGAAGACAGTGAGCTGTCGCGTGAGATGGCAAACAGGCTGCTGCATCGCTTCCGTCAAGACGAAGAACCCGATGGAATGGTTCCGGAAATTCTTACCCCACGCGAACGTGAAATTGTCATGTACGTCGGGGCAGGCAAAACGAATCGAGAAATCAGCGAGGCTCTCATCATCGCTGAAAATACGGTAAAAAATCATTTAAAAAACATTTTGGACAAGCTGCAGTTAGCGAATCGTGTTCAATTGGCAGCCTACGCGGTCCGGCACCATTTGATCATGAAAAAATGA
- a CDS encoding sensor histidine kinase, translating into MTYRIFYWLTVLIPTVIIGGFEFVRHDFLLPYMSMETGNVYITLMTLLLSFLFATWMFRTLERMNAKIVEEQARRAVYEERERLARELHDGIAQSLFFLNVKLRQGQLDDARVAVSAIDNHVRQAIFNLRSLPEEGSLEQRLKKWLTQWSALSGIDVSPELQIRENFFTPAEEVQLFGIIQEAFANIRKHSSAHHSWLHLSTTEPRSWTLAIEDDGIGMPKPSEEAKKYGLSMMNDRAKQLQATIDIRPREAGGTTIVLTSHSGGTTK; encoded by the coding sequence ATGACATATCGTATTTTTTATTGGCTGACCGTACTGATCCCCACCGTCATTATCGGGGGCTTTGAGTTTGTGCGACATGACTTTCTATTACCTTATATGTCCATGGAAACGGGCAACGTCTACATTACGTTAATGACCTTGCTACTCTCCTTTTTATTTGCCACGTGGATGTTTCGTACATTGGAGCGAATGAATGCGAAAATCGTGGAAGAACAAGCCCGCCGTGCTGTCTATGAAGAAAGAGAGCGCCTAGCTCGCGAGCTACACGACGGAATTGCCCAGTCTTTGTTTTTTTTGAACGTGAAATTAAGGCAAGGACAGCTCGACGATGCTCGTGTTGCGGTTTCCGCCATCGACAACCATGTTCGTCAAGCCATCTTCAATCTGCGCTCCCTACCTGAAGAAGGAAGTCTGGAACAGCGATTGAAAAAATGGTTAACGCAATGGAGCGCTCTGTCCGGAATTGATGTTTCTCCCGAGCTACAAATCAGGGAAAACTTTTTTACACCAGCAGAAGAGGTACAGCTATTCGGGATCATTCAAGAGGCGTTTGCCAACATCCGCAAGCACTCTTCGGCTCACCATTCATGGCTGCACCTCTCCACTACCGAGCCTCGGAGCTGGACACTCGCAATTGAGGATGATGGAATCGGCATGCCCAAGCCCTCTGAAGAGGCGAAAAAATATGGACTTTCGATGATGAATGATCGAGCCAAGCAATTACAAGCTACGATCGATATTCGACCACGAGAGGCTGGAGGCACGACAATCGTCCTAACATCCCATTCTGGAGGTACAACCAAATGA
- the thiD gene encoding bifunctional hydroxymethylpyrimidine kinase/phosphomethylpyrimidine kinase, whose amino-acid sequence MSKIATALTIAGSDSGGGAGIQADLKTFHQLGVYGMSAITAVTAQNTLGVAGVYPIPVEAVSQQIREVLRDIGADAAKTGMLFDAAIIQAVAEEIGSFGIQKLVVDPVMVAKGGAKLLLDEAIAALKQHLLPVAEVVTPNLPEAECLTGMQIRTPDEMREGARAIHALGVRNVLMKGGHLEGDVVVDMLFDGQAFYEISHERVQTRHTHGTGCTFSAALTAELAKGTALVTAVERANRFIFEAIKTAPQLGGGHGPTNHWAVIA is encoded by the coding sequence ATGAGCAAGATAGCAACAGCGTTAACCATAGCAGGTTCTGACAGCGGCGGTGGGGCAGGAATCCAAGCCGATCTCAAAACCTTTCATCAACTGGGTGTTTACGGAATGAGTGCCATCACGGCAGTGACGGCTCAAAATACATTAGGCGTTGCTGGCGTGTACCCGATCCCCGTGGAAGCCGTTTCCCAGCAGATTCGTGAAGTGCTGCGTGACATTGGAGCGGATGCAGCCAAAACTGGTATGCTTTTTGATGCGGCCATCATCCAGGCGGTTGCAGAGGAAATCGGTTCGTTTGGGATTCAAAAGCTGGTAGTGGACCCGGTGATGGTCGCAAAAGGGGGAGCCAAACTCTTACTCGATGAAGCTATCGCTGCATTAAAGCAGCATTTGCTTCCCGTGGCTGAAGTCGTCACGCCGAACTTGCCAGAAGCGGAGTGCCTGACAGGAATGCAAATCCGGACTCCCGATGAAATGCGAGAAGGCGCGAGGGCGATCCACGCGCTCGGGGTTCGAAACGTGCTCATGAAAGGCGGTCATCTGGAAGGGGATGTGGTCGTCGACATGCTCTTCGACGGACAAGCCTTTTATGAAATTTCCCATGAGCGCGTACAGACTCGTCACACCCACGGAACAGGCTGCACCTTTTCAGCAGCATTGACTGCTGAGCTGGCGAAGGGAACGGCTCTCGTCACCGCTGTGGAGCGGGCGAACCGTTTTATTTTTGAAGCGATCAAAACCGCACCACAGCTAGGTGGAGGTCATGGACCGACCAATCATTGGGCTGTGATTGCTTGA
- a CDS encoding permease, whose product MICGRGGTDLLVKLRRFFLEIIGALLLGLAAAWLTTSGRGSWFSGWQIEWSPRWLDIKTFFLSIVLEAIPFVLLGVFFSAFIQTFVTEEQVRRWTPKHPLVALPFGALLGFLFPVCECAIIPVVRRLIQKGMPLHVGIVFLLAGPIVNPVVLSSTYIAFARQPDLAFHRGAAAFLVAIIIGILVLLFVRKNPLRLGMDSQNCHEEAHTEAMRGKLSATFSHAIDEFFDMGKYLLLGAFISALLQVYVSRETLVEIGQTPVASHLVMMGMAYLFSLCSEADAFIAASFSNSFHSSSLLAFLVFGPMLDMKTTLMLFSTFRFGFVVKLVAIVTVLVLSVTMLWPV is encoded by the coding sequence ATGATTTGTGGGAGAGGAGGAACTGACTTGCTTGTGAAGCTTCGCCGATTTTTCCTGGAAATCATCGGAGCGCTTTTGCTGGGATTAGCTGCGGCTTGGTTGACTACGAGCGGAAGGGGCAGCTGGTTTTCTGGCTGGCAGATCGAGTGGTCGCCACGCTGGCTGGACATCAAGACGTTTTTTCTCAGTATCGTGTTGGAAGCCATTCCGTTTGTGCTGCTCGGGGTGTTCTTTTCCGCTTTTATCCAGACGTTCGTAACGGAAGAACAGGTACGGCGTTGGACGCCAAAACATCCTCTGGTAGCTTTACCCTTCGGGGCATTGCTGGGATTTTTGTTCCCGGTCTGCGAATGTGCGATTATTCCGGTTGTTCGCCGTTTGATCCAAAAGGGGATGCCGCTTCACGTGGGGATTGTGTTTTTGCTAGCGGGTCCGATCGTCAATCCGGTCGTTTTATCTTCTACATACATTGCATTTGCAAGACAACCAGATCTGGCGTTCCACAGAGGGGCGGCGGCTTTTCTCGTCGCAATTATCATCGGCATATTGGTTTTGCTGTTTGTTCGTAAAAATCCGCTACGTCTGGGAATGGACTCACAAAATTGTCATGAAGAAGCTCATACGGAAGCGATGCGAGGTAAGCTTTCGGCCACGTTTTCCCACGCAATCGACGAATTTTTCGATATGGGGAAATATTTGCTGTTAGGTGCGTTTATCAGTGCTTTGCTTCAAGTATACGTAAGCAGAGAGACACTCGTGGAGATCGGTCAGACTCCGGTTGCGTCTCATTTGGTCATGATGGGGATGGCCTATCTTTTCTCCCTGTGCTCAGAGGCGGACGCCTTTATCGCGGCATCCTTTTCGAATTCCTTTCATAGCAGCTCGCTACTGGCTTTTCTCGTCTTTGGGCCGATGCTGGACATGAAAACCACGTTGATGCTGTTTAGCACCTTTCGCTTCGGATTTGTGGTCAAACTGGTTGCAATTGTCACCGTACTCGTACTCTCCGTGACAATGCTATGGCCGGTCTAA
- a CDS encoding TIGR03943 family putative permease subunit, protein MNQASVKRHYFLRSLILIGFTGLLAQLIITDRLGHYLAPRLHMFSYVTLGILIMLTLVSLRQAFLGATAYDCDCEDAHKIPRSLWRSVLVYGMFVLPLAMGFFMPDQILGSDVAEKRGITLLSYDVKKLAEVTGAANTPNAPTQSVSSLQGNSSQQGGEADPSASIPVRSDEQIRQKFSATGLGDFYTDMAVSLYKQPVIMLNDKVFLDGLTTMELYAKEFAGKEIETLGFVYRQPDFTAHQFVVARFSVSCCTADANVFGVLVENDQGSKWAKDSWVKVRGKLEARTVDGYDMLVLRASKIEPVKPPKDPYVYYNYDTPVGNE, encoded by the coding sequence ATGAATCAAGCGAGTGTAAAACGACATTACTTCCTGCGCAGTTTGATTTTGATCGGGTTCACTGGGCTGTTAGCACAGCTCATCATTACGGATCGTCTCGGTCACTATCTGGCACCTCGATTGCATATGTTCAGCTATGTCACACTTGGGATTCTGATCATGTTAACGCTTGTCAGCTTACGGCAGGCTTTCTTGGGAGCAACTGCGTACGATTGCGACTGCGAGGATGCGCATAAGATTCCGCGCTCCTTGTGGCGTTCCGTGTTGGTATACGGGATGTTTGTCTTACCGTTGGCGATGGGATTTTTCATGCCGGATCAAATACTCGGCAGTGATGTGGCAGAAAAACGGGGGATCACTTTGCTCAGTTACGACGTGAAAAAACTGGCGGAGGTAACTGGAGCGGCGAATACCCCTAATGCGCCTACGCAGAGTGTGTCCAGTTTGCAAGGTAATTCGTCACAACAAGGAGGGGAAGCCGATCCGTCAGCATCCATACCGGTTCGATCTGATGAACAGATTCGCCAGAAATTTTCGGCCACTGGCTTGGGTGATTTTTACACGGACATGGCTGTGTCGTTGTACAAGCAACCCGTCATCATGCTCAATGACAAAGTGTTTTTGGATGGATTGACGACGATGGAGCTATACGCAAAGGAGTTTGCAGGCAAGGAGATCGAGACGCTCGGCTTTGTTTATCGTCAGCCTGATTTTACGGCACACCAGTTCGTTGTCGCACGCTTCTCCGTTTCATGCTGCACGGCCGATGCCAACGTTTTTGGGGTGCTGGTGGAAAATGATCAAGGGAGCAAATGGGCCAAGGACAGCTGGGTAAAAGTACGAGGAAAGCTGGAAGCGCGAACAGTAGACGGATATGACATGCTTGTACTGAGAGCAAGTAAGATCGAACCGGTCAAACCACCAAAGGATCCTTATGTTTATTACAATTACGATACACCTGTGGGCAATGAATGA
- a CDS encoding metal ABC transporter permease, translating to MNTFLIILTGSLVAASCGFLGCFLILRRMAMLGDAISHAILPGIVLAFLFSGSRDILPMLIGAAVIGLITVFIVQMLNQSGVKSDAAIGVTFTALFSVGVVLVSLYTQQVDLDLDCVLYGEIAYVPWDTWQLGGTDMGPRALWGVGGVFLFSLLVIGLFFKQFKLCSFDPALAAAIGIPVMLFHYLLMTLVSLTTVAAFESVGAILVVAMLVVPSATAYLLTDRLHVMLFISMGVGVLSAVLGYFLASWLDSSIAGAMTAVAGLLFLLAFLFSPRHGLISKMVARRKVQLGEA from the coding sequence GTGAACACGTTCTTAATCATTTTGACTGGCTCACTGGTAGCGGCATCATGTGGTTTTCTCGGCTGCTTCCTCATCTTGCGCCGGATGGCGATGCTGGGTGATGCCATCAGTCACGCTATTCTGCCGGGAATCGTGCTCGCCTTTCTCTTCAGTGGCAGCCGGGATATCCTGCCTATGCTCATCGGTGCCGCCGTCATTGGCTTGATCACTGTTTTTATTGTCCAGATGCTGAATCAGAGTGGTGTCAAGTCCGATGCAGCTATCGGGGTGACCTTTACGGCCCTCTTTTCAGTCGGTGTCGTCCTCGTCTCGCTCTACACCCAGCAAGTCGATCTCGATCTCGATTGCGTTCTGTATGGAGAAATCGCCTACGTCCCATGGGATACCTGGCAGCTAGGCGGTACTGACATGGGCCCTCGCGCTTTGTGGGGTGTAGGAGGCGTATTCCTGTTCAGCCTGCTGGTCATCGGCTTGTTTTTTAAACAGTTCAAGCTATGCAGCTTTGACCCTGCTCTCGCGGCTGCCATCGGGATTCCGGTCATGCTCTTTCACTATCTGCTGATGACGCTAGTCTCACTGACAACAGTCGCTGCCTTTGAAAGCGTAGGAGCGATCCTCGTAGTCGCGATGCTCGTCGTTCCCAGTGCTACTGCTTATTTGCTTACCGATCGCCTGCATGTCATGCTCTTCATCAGTATGGGAGTAGGCGTCCTCTCCGCCGTTCTGGGTTACTTCCTCGCCTCGTGGCTGGATAGCTCGATCGCGGGTGCCATGACAGCTGTTGCTGGCTTGTTGTTCCTCCTGGCGTTCTTGTTCTCGCCTCGCCACGGCTTGATTAGTAAAATGGTAGCGAGAAGAAAAGTTCAGTTGGGTGAAGCATAA
- a CDS encoding GNAT family N-acetyltransferase, protein MHKMIVDPKHFRKGIARQLLIHLETIYADVKTIVVSTGARNEPAVQLYLRQGYESTGTKEVAPGLALAFFRKEL, encoded by the coding sequence ATCCACAAAATGATCGTAGACCCCAAGCATTTTCGAAAAGGAATCGCGAGACAATTGCTGATTCATCTTGAAACGATTTACGCGGATGTAAAGACGATCGTCGTATCGACGGGTGCTCGGAATGAACCAGCAGTCCAGTTATACTTGCGCCAAGGATACGAATCGACAGGGACAAAAGAAGTTGCACCAGGACTTGCGCTCGCATTCTTTCGAAAAGAGCTGTAG
- a CDS encoding flavin-containing monooxygenase → MYDYDVIVIRGGQAGLSIGYHLQQRGHRFVILEKSERVGTSWRERYDSLVLFTPRSFNDLPGLPFPGQRSGLPDKNEVAYYLELYAHHFQLPIELGVEVIRLEETDSPGSPGFRVHTQERILLARSVVIATGPFHEPYWPDLHTNADNDVVQWHTATYRNEQQLSDGPVLVVGGGNSGVQIAIELTGKHPVFLSMGQSRTFLPLTILGKTIFTYMRKLGILTAPVSSWLGKLYHSLPDPIFGYRKELRKLLHTGKLTLSSRTVSLSGRVATFADGRTATVSNIIWATGYRLRYKWVEVPGILDDQGRPVHNRGVSPTPGIFFLGLPWQYNRQSALLGGAGHDAHFLVNEITDLLRS, encoded by the coding sequence ATGTACGACTACGACGTTATCGTAATCCGTGGAGGCCAAGCAGGATTATCCATTGGTTACCATCTACAGCAGCGAGGCCATCGCTTCGTTATTTTGGAAAAAAGCGAGCGTGTTGGCACGAGTTGGCGCGAACGTTACGACTCCTTAGTGCTCTTTACACCCCGTTCGTTCAATGACCTGCCTGGACTCCCCTTCCCTGGGCAACGGAGCGGATTGCCTGACAAAAATGAAGTTGCCTATTATTTAGAACTGTATGCCCACCATTTTCAATTGCCGATCGAACTTGGAGTCGAGGTGATACGCTTGGAGGAAACAGACTCTCCTGGCTCTCCTGGTTTTCGAGTCCACACGCAAGAACGCATTTTGCTCGCTCGATCTGTTGTTATTGCCACTGGTCCCTTTCATGAGCCTTATTGGCCTGATCTACATACGAATGCGGATAACGATGTGGTGCAATGGCACACGGCCACCTACCGAAATGAGCAACAGCTGTCCGATGGTCCCGTTCTCGTAGTGGGCGGGGGGAATTCGGGTGTGCAGATTGCGATCGAGCTCACAGGAAAACATCCTGTTTTTTTATCCATGGGACAATCCCGAACATTTCTGCCGCTAACCATTTTGGGTAAGACTATTTTTACTTACATGCGCAAGCTCGGTATACTCACAGCTCCCGTCAGCTCCTGGCTTGGCAAGCTCTACCACTCTTTGCCGGATCCTATTTTCGGATACAGAAAGGAACTACGAAAATTGCTTCACACAGGGAAATTAACACTCTCCTCACGAACCGTTTCTCTATCTGGCCGCGTCGCTACTTTTGCGGACGGCCGCACCGCTACTGTGTCAAATATCATCTGGGCAACCGGCTATCGTCTTCGATACAAATGGGTAGAGGTACCGGGCATACTGGACGATCAAGGACGTCCCGTACACAACCGAGGTGTCTCACCTACTCCAGGGATCTTCTTTCTAGGTCTGCCCTGGCAGTACAATCGTCAGTCCGCACTACTAGGCGGGGCCGGTCATGACGCTCACTTTCTGGTAAACGAAATCACAGACCTTCTTCGTTCGTAA
- a CDS encoding metal ABC transporter ATP-binding protein: MSIRTKSVPLRVRDLTVAYQKKPVLRSVHVEVPEGKLIGIIGPNGAGKSTFIKAVQGLIPVASGETEIYGQPYKQQRKLVGYVPQRESVDWDFPTDALDVVLMGRYGRLGWFRRPGKADRDFAMECLSKVGMADYANRQISQLSGGQQQRVFLARALAQEAQLYFMDEPFAGVDAATEKAIIQLLNELKQQKKTVLVVHHDLQTVEEYFDWAILLNRRVIAAGPTREAFTPENLQKTYGGRLHIMGNQVLLTSSPSTKEATDS; this comes from the coding sequence ATGTCTATCAGAACGAAATCTGTACCACTCCGGGTTCGGGATTTGACCGTCGCCTATCAAAAGAAGCCCGTCCTCAGAAGTGTTCACGTTGAGGTTCCTGAGGGAAAGCTCATCGGTATCATCGGCCCAAATGGCGCCGGGAAATCTACGTTCATCAAAGCCGTACAGGGTTTGATCCCCGTAGCCTCTGGTGAAACGGAAATCTATGGCCAGCCTTACAAGCAGCAACGAAAACTTGTCGGCTATGTACCACAGCGCGAGTCAGTGGATTGGGACTTCCCTACCGACGCGTTGGATGTTGTCTTGATGGGCCGCTACGGACGTTTAGGCTGGTTTCGACGCCCTGGCAAGGCTGACCGCGATTTTGCAATGGAATGCTTGTCAAAGGTAGGAATGGCAGACTATGCGAACCGCCAAATCAGTCAGCTATCCGGCGGTCAGCAGCAGCGTGTCTTTTTGGCTCGTGCACTGGCACAGGAAGCTCAGCTCTACTTCATGGATGAGCCGTTTGCGGGTGTCGACGCTGCAACCGAAAAAGCAATTATTCAACTACTAAATGAGCTGAAGCAACAGAAAAAAACCGTGCTGGTCGTCCATCACGATTTGCAAACCGTCGAAGAGTATTTTGACTGGGCGATCTTGCTCAATCGTCGTGTCATCGCTGCAGGTCCCACACGAGAAGCGTTCACTCCCGAGAATTTGCAAAAGACCTACGGGGGAAGGCTCCATATTATGGGCAATCAAGTATTGCTAACCAGTTCGCCTTCTACAAAGGAGGCGACGGACTCATGA